TGAAGAGCGAGTGCCGCGTGCCGGCCTCGGAAGCGGCGTCACGGGCCACGCGCTTCagggccgaggacgacagATGGAGCAGCACATCGTAGTCGACGAGTGAGGGGCGGAAGAGCTCGGCCGCATCGAGGGCAATCCCTTGCTCCTTGACGAGTCTGCTCGCGGCCTTTGCGAGGCGCGTCATGCGCGTCGCGAGGAGCTTGGAGGGACCGTTTCGGGTATAGGCCAGTCCGAGATGGTCGTGGGGTGTGGCCACAAAGAGGACGGCGTGGTTCATATTGGGGTCGCGTGCGCGCCAGGCCTCGAGATGGTGCGAGACGATGGcgcggtcgtcgacggaCATGTCGTCCGATgagtcgacgacgagggcctcgtcgcgcCAATCCCAgcgggagagaaagagaagcgTGCGGAGGAAGCCCGACATGGGACTCGAGGGGACCTTCCATGGGTGCGGATTCAGGTAGACGTGGAGAACGAGGAGCTCGATGAGCTCTTCGGTAACATGGCCAGCAAGCTTGTGGGCGTTGAACCAGTGCTTCACAAGGCGGATCGTTGTGGACAGGGTCGTGAAGCGTGTGCAGTAGGTCGTGATCGTCTGCGTGTGCAGGGGCAGGTGCTTGTAGCGCCAGTGCAGGTTAAACAGcgcttcctcggcctcggctctGGTCTGAGGGCTGAGGGTCTTGTTCTTGGCCTGGCGATCCAGGAGCGTTTCCTCGAGTTCGGCGTAGATGCGCAAGCGGAACGCGGCGCCAGTCTCGTATATGATGTCGAGGTAGGCCAGGTTATCGATATCGCGCACCGCGTTGTCGCGGCCCAGGCTCGTCGTGATGTTGTCGTGGACAGCCCGTAACCTCcggtcgatgtcgaggaggaaCTCAATCTTGGTCTCCTGGATGGCGACCACGTTCTCTGGCCACTTGCTAGAAGCCTCAAAGTACAGGTTCACATCCATGGGTGGGGGGCTGGTCTTCTGGGAAAGGTTGAAAGGTGGCCTGATAGAGGCAGATCGGAGTTCGGGAACGATAGGGGAGATCTGTCTGATAGACAATGGCATGTCCTCCAGGCCGCGAATGTCCTGCTCTAGGGTTCCGAaagccttcctcgccgcctcgaaCGCTTCCTTGTCCAGGGGTGAGAGGTCCAGGGACGGGgggagctcggcgtcgtggaATCGCAgatcgccggcgccgaggcttAAGTGACGCTGGAGAGTGTAACGAATGATTTCTTCACAGACACCTGCAGCTGTCTTGTTCGTCCACTGCACACACTCGAGGATGCTGCCATCTTGGAATCGGCGCAGCTCAGCCTTGTCACCCCAGAACTTCCGGAACTTGGCGGCCTCTTtctccagctcggccgaAGGTCCGTACTCCATCAGCCGTCCCATGTTGGCAGGATCGAAGATGATGCCAACTTGAATGTTGGACAGGTTCCGCGACTGGCTGCTGGTAATTGACCAAGGTGCCGGGTCTTGGCTCGAGAAATGGATCAGCTGGGATCTCTCCTTCAGCGCCTTTTTGAGAACCGTATTCGCCTTGAAGCTGAGGTCCCAgacagctcctcgacggtcaGGGTTGTTACTCTTCGAGTTGCTGTCGACGTTTTGAATTTCGAAAATGGCATCGTACATCTGCAGTGGCATGTCGGCTTTCGTGATGAATGTCGGTTCGAACTGGTTGGCCAGGGTGTCGTTAAGCACCTCCATAGTTGCGCAAGCGTGGAAGCGAAGAAGACCCGCGGACCATGGGCTCATCTTGTACAATATGTTGACTTCGCGGTCGGGATCGAACATGACGGGACCATTCTCACGGATGATCTCGGCGTCATGCTTATAGGTGCCGAACACGAAAGGCTTTTTGGAAAACTCGGTAGAGGCGAGGAACTGAATGGCAGCTTTGAAAAGCTCTGTGCTGCTCAGGGCTGAGGACAGCGCCGGTTGCCCGTTTCGTCCGCCTGTCTGTAAGAGCAGCGCTATCATGATGGCCCATTCAAAGTGACCAAATCCGCCCTTGGACAGCGAGCTGCCTAGGCCTCGTTGTTGCAGCCAGATCCTGCCGAGAATGCAAGCGTCCGCAAATGCTTTACACTCGGTCTTGGCTCGGGTGAGAACGCGAAGGTAGGTAACGAAAGTGTCTTCGGCCTTGAGGGTCGAGTTGTAGAACGGCGTTGCGGCGTTTGAATCTTTGGCGTCGGTCTGCACAGTCTTGTTGCCGTTGAAGGACGGGGTCAGCTTCGACTTTGGGAAAACCCCCTCGGGCGCGCAGGGAATGATGCGTATGATATACTCCGGGTCGGACTTCTTCCCATTGTCGCTTTCGTCGCCCGGGTTGTCGGATGTCGACACAGGCCTGATGCAGAGTACGGGTAGGAGGAGGTTTCCGTTCAGGTGCTCGAATTCCAGGTCGGCGGACTCTACTAGCTCCTTTCGCAAGCTGGCCGCAATGTTTGCAATGTAGTACGCTCTGCGATAAAAGTAGCGCATGTTCTGATGGTCTTTCTCTTGGAAAAGCGAGGCTGGCATCTGTACGATCATGTCGACGCCCTTCTTAGCCTGGGCGTCGACCATGGTCTTCGAGACGTAGCTGCCGACTACATTGTACGCCGCGGGCTTTTCATAAGACAGCTTGTACggcgcatcgtcggcgggctTCGGGTCCGGGTAGGGGATCTTTATGCGATGGGTTTTTTGGAACTTGCGCGTAGCTTCGGTGATCTAGCACTCCATAGTCAACAACACGGACCCGAAGGAGAGGATTACGGAGTCTACGCACGGGAATAGGACCATGGGACTCAATGCCTTGAATCAGATTTCTGATCCTGTGCAGTAGTGTGTCGGCACCATTCAGGGCCTTGGCGTAGTCTACCTCGACTTCCTTCAGAAGCTCGTCC
The DNA window shown above is from Colletotrichum destructivum chromosome 2, complete sequence and carries:
- a CDS encoding Putative Nrap protein domain 1; this translates as MEQSPKRRKVSHQGGSRTATNIATASPFVLQTDELLKEVEVDYAKALNGADTLLHRIRNLIQGIESHGPIPITEATRKFQKTHRIKIPYPDPKPADDAPYKLSYEKPAAYNVVGSYVSKTMVDAQAKKGVDMIVQMPASLFQEKDHQNMRYFYRRAYYIANIAASLRKELVESADLEFEHLNGNLLLPVLCIRPVSTSDNPGDESDNGKKSDPEYIIRIIPCAPEGVFPKSKLTPSFNGNKTVQTDAKDSNAATPFYNSTLKAEDTFVTYLRVLTRAKTECKAFADACILGRIWLQQRGLGSSLSKGGFGHFEWAIMIALLLQTGGRNGQPALSSALSSTELFKAAIQFLASTEFSKKPFVFGTYKHDAEIIRENGPVMFDPDREVNILYKMSPWSAGLLRFHACATMEVLNDTLANQFEPTFITKADMPLQMYDAIFEIQNVDSNSKSNNPDRRGAVWDLSFKANTVLKKALKERSQLIHFSSQDPAPWSITSSQSRNLSNIQVGIIFDPANMGRLMEYGPSAELEKEAAKFRKFWGDKAELRRFQDGSILECVQWTNKTAAGVCEEIIRYTLQRHLSLGAGDLRFHDAELPPSLDLSPLDKEAFEAARKAFGTLEQDIRGLEDMPLSIRQISPIVPELRSASIRPPFNLSQKTSPPPMDVNLYFEASSKWPENVVAIQETKIEFLLDIDRRLRAVHDNITTSLGRDNAVRDIDNLAYLDIIYETGAAFRLRIYAELEETLLDRQAKNKTLSPQTRAEAEEALFNLHWRYKHLPLHTQTITTYCTRFTTLSTTIRLVKHWFNAHKLAGHVTEELIELLVLHVYLNPHPWKVPSSPMSGFLRTLLFLSRWDWRDEALVVDSSDDMSVDDRAIVSHHLEAWRARDPNMNHAVLFVATPHDHLGLAYTRNGPSKLLATRMTRLAKAASRLVKEQGIALDAAELFRPSLVDYDVLLHLSSSALKRVARDAASEAGTRHSLFKNLDERTGKVPLPLARHPATVLLRELETAYEDTLLFFHGAPDDVVIGAIWQPKLRSRQVFRVGLPYNFRQVKDAGDDEGDIVEVNKPAVLLEIARIGGDLFKRIELTE